The following are encoded together in the Sinorhizobium terangae genome:
- a CDS encoding sigma-54-dependent transcriptional regulator gives MTESRVLLVDDEEELRHSSAQALELAGFRVDTFASAERALEFISFSFSGVVISDIRMPGMDGMTFLQRIREIDAEVPVILVTGHGDVQLAVRAMREGAYDFVEKPFTAQTLAGTIRRALEWRSLVLENRRLRAVAGKRDDIEQRLPGRSQAMVDLRYKIRAIGASDADTLIIGETGVGKEVVARALHDLSSRANSPFIAINCAALPETLIESELFGHEAGAFPGALRPRYGKFEHGRGGTILLDEIGSMPIDLQAKFLRVLQERVITRLGSNEIVPLDVRFVATSKVDLEREVAAGRFRADLLYRLNVATLRVPPLSQRRSDIPLLFMQLVRESAARYGRGDVEISPALASEVAERDWPGNVRELRNAAERFVLGLDAEEDDATSVRSNDTRLADKVAAFEKSLIASALAAHGGALKPVYESLGISRKTLYEKMQKFGLDKRLLAAEAQRDDNA, from the coding sequence ATGACCGAGAGCCGCGTCCTGCTCGTCGACGACGAAGAGGAACTTCGCCATTCGAGCGCCCAGGCGCTCGAGCTTGCAGGTTTTCGCGTCGACACATTCGCCAGTGCCGAACGCGCGCTCGAGTTCATCAGCTTCAGCTTTTCCGGCGTGGTGATCAGCGACATTCGCATGCCCGGCATGGACGGCATGACCTTTCTGCAGCGTATTCGCGAAATCGACGCCGAGGTCCCGGTGATCCTCGTGACCGGCCACGGCGACGTCCAGCTTGCCGTGCGGGCGATGCGCGAAGGCGCCTATGATTTCGTCGAAAAACCCTTCACCGCGCAAACGCTCGCCGGCACCATTCGCCGCGCGCTCGAGTGGCGCAGCCTCGTGCTTGAAAACCGCCGCCTCCGAGCGGTTGCGGGAAAGCGCGACGACATCGAGCAACGGCTGCCGGGTCGAAGCCAGGCAATGGTGGATCTGCGTTACAAGATCCGCGCCATCGGCGCATCCGATGCCGATACGCTGATCATCGGCGAAACGGGTGTCGGCAAGGAAGTCGTGGCACGCGCCCTCCATGACTTGAGCAGCCGCGCCAACAGTCCCTTCATCGCCATCAATTGCGCCGCTCTCCCGGAGACGCTGATCGAGAGCGAGCTTTTCGGGCACGAGGCCGGCGCCTTTCCCGGCGCATTGCGACCGCGCTACGGCAAGTTCGAGCACGGACGCGGCGGCACGATCCTGCTCGACGAGATCGGCTCCATGCCAATCGACCTCCAGGCAAAGTTCCTGCGCGTGCTGCAGGAACGAGTGATAACCCGGCTCGGCTCCAATGAAATCGTGCCGCTCGATGTGCGTTTCGTCGCCACCAGCAAGGTCGACCTGGAGCGGGAGGTTGCCGCTGGCCGTTTTCGCGCCGATCTGCTCTATCGCTTGAACGTCGCGACGCTGCGTGTGCCGCCGCTCAGCCAACGCCGCTCCGACATTCCGCTGCTTTTCATGCAGCTCGTGCGCGAATCCGCTGCGCGCTACGGCCGCGGCGACGTCGAAATTTCCCCTGCTCTGGCGTCGGAAGTCGCCGAGCGCGACTGGCCCGGCAACGTTCGCGAGCTGCGCAATGCGGCCGAACGGTTCGTGCTCGGGCTCGATGCCGAAGAGGACGACGCCACTTCCGTTCGGTCCAACGACACGCGTCTCGCCGACAAGGTCGCCGCCTTCGAAAAGAGCCTTATCGCCAGCGCGCTTGCGGCCCATGGCGGGGCACTGAAGCCCGTCTACGAATCTCTCGGTATCTCGCGCAAGACGCTCTATGAAAAGATGCAGAAATTCGGCCTCGACAAGAGGCTTCTGGCGGCCGAGGCACAACGCGACGATAACGCGTGA
- a CDS encoding mechanosensitive ion channel family protein — MDFLEAVSAAGSWLQTVILNQWTVYQSVVIVAGYLFCGFLAKRIEPALESRARTIKGNPDLLRVIIAFMRRLRWLFLIVWLWIADVVLSRFGWPSYRWMVATALTLVAAWFVIAVLTRIIRNQMLARVVAVAGWLYFALYALGLDETILAALDGIAVNLGAARLSMLLVLKAIVLSAALIWLAVLIGNMSSHWIQKSADLTPSLKVLISKLIKISLIGLAGAIALSATGIDLTALTVFSGAVGVGIGFGLQKVVSNFISGIIILLDKSIKPGDTITLGETFGAIRDLRSRFVSVITRDGKEYLIPNEDFISQQVVNWSFSSEYVRIEVDFGTSYDSDPHEVARIAVETAKSIPRVASAYAQPVCWMTAFGSSSLDFKLRFWISDPSNGLTNVRGEVLMALWDAFKAAGISIPFPHREIIMKTPVEVVDSLERGEEMQSGPAPASRSNA, encoded by the coding sequence ATGGACTTCCTTGAAGCGGTCAGCGCTGCCGGATCCTGGCTGCAGACTGTCATTCTGAACCAGTGGACGGTCTATCAGTCTGTCGTGATTGTAGCCGGTTACCTGTTTTGCGGTTTCCTGGCAAAACGGATAGAGCCGGCATTGGAAAGCCGCGCGCGCACCATCAAGGGAAATCCCGATCTGCTCCGCGTCATCATCGCCTTCATGCGGCGGCTGCGGTGGCTCTTCTTGATCGTGTGGCTCTGGATCGCGGACGTGGTGCTGTCGCGATTTGGATGGCCTTCGTACCGGTGGATGGTGGCCACAGCCCTTACGCTCGTGGCGGCCTGGTTTGTGATCGCGGTGCTCACGCGCATAATCAGAAACCAAATGCTCGCGCGGGTCGTTGCGGTCGCCGGTTGGCTCTACTTTGCACTTTATGCACTTGGACTGGATGAGACGATACTGGCAGCCCTCGATGGCATTGCCGTCAACCTTGGCGCGGCCCGTCTTTCGATGTTGCTGGTCTTGAAGGCCATCGTCCTTTCTGCTGCGCTTATCTGGCTGGCCGTTCTGATCGGCAATATGTCGTCGCATTGGATACAGAAGTCCGCGGATCTCACTCCATCGCTCAAGGTCCTCATCAGCAAGCTCATCAAGATCAGCTTGATCGGGTTGGCGGGCGCCATCGCTTTATCTGCGACAGGCATTGACCTGACGGCCCTCACGGTCTTTTCGGGCGCCGTCGGCGTCGGCATCGGTTTCGGCCTGCAGAAGGTGGTCTCCAATTTCATATCCGGCATTATCATCCTTCTCGACAAGTCGATCAAACCGGGGGACACGATAACGCTTGGGGAAACCTTCGGCGCGATCCGCGACCTACGTTCCCGCTTCGTCTCCGTCATCACGAGAGATGGAAAGGAGTACCTCATCCCGAACGAAGATTTTATTTCCCAGCAGGTCGTGAACTGGTCCTTTTCCAGCGAGTATGTCCGCATCGAGGTCGATTTTGGAACCTCGTATGACAGCGATCCGCACGAGGTTGCGCGCATAGCAGTCGAGACTGCGAAATCCATTCCGCGGGTTGCCAGTGCCTACGCCCAGCCGGTCTGCTGGATGACCGCATTTGGCTCATCGTCGCTCGACTTCAAACTGAGATTCTGGATTTCCGATCCGAGCAACGGACTGACCAACGTCCGTGGCGAGGTCCTCATGGCGTTGTGGGATGCGTTCAAGGCGGCCGGCATTTCCATCCCGTTCCCGCACCGTGAAATCATCATGAAGACACCTGTCGAGGTCGTGGATTCGCTTGAACGGGGCGAAGAAATGCAGAGCGGTCCAGCGCCCGCTTCCCGTTCCAACGCTTGA
- a CDS encoding ABC transporter ATP-binding protein, which produces MADMKESILTVRGLKVDFSTPDGTVEAVKGIDLDVCAGETLAVVGESGSGKSQTMMGIMGLLAKNGTVTGSARYRGQELVGLAPKALNNVRGSKVTMIFQEPMTSLDPLYTIGRQIAEPIVHHRGGTFKQARKRVLELLELVGIPEPARRVDSYPHELSGGQRQRVMIAMALANEPDILIADEPTTALDVTIQAQILDLLKSLQKRFGMAIVLITHDLGIVKHFAERVAVMRRGEVVEQGTTAEIFERPKADYTKMLLAAEPSGRKASPPENAPIVLEGRDVSVDYAIGGGLFRGGSSVFRAVDRVNLRLRQGQTIGIVGESGSGKSTLGRALLRLLPSKGHYRFGMTDISGFDRGAMRPLRRELQLVFQDPYGSLSPRRTVGEIITEGLYVHEPDLNRAERDRRAIAALKEVGLDPASRNRYPHEFSGGQRQRIAIARAMILKPKVVILDEPTSALDRSVQGQVIELLRDLQRSYGLSYIFISHDLSVVKAMSDYVIVMKNGRIVEEGETDAIFEAPKEPYTKTLIGAAFNV; this is translated from the coding sequence ATGGCAGACATGAAGGAATCCATTCTCACCGTCCGCGGCCTCAAGGTGGACTTTTCGACCCCGGACGGTACCGTCGAGGCCGTCAAGGGCATTGACCTCGACGTCTGCGCCGGCGAAACGCTGGCGGTCGTCGGCGAGTCCGGATCGGGAAAAAGCCAGACCATGATGGGTATCATGGGACTGTTGGCGAAGAACGGCACCGTGACCGGCTCGGCCCGCTATCGCGGTCAGGAGCTTGTCGGCCTTGCGCCCAAGGCGCTGAACAACGTCAGGGGCTCGAAGGTCACGATGATCTTCCAGGAGCCGATGACGTCGCTCGATCCACTCTACACGATCGGCCGGCAGATCGCCGAGCCGATCGTCCACCACCGCGGCGGGACGTTCAAGCAGGCGCGCAAGCGCGTGCTTGAACTGCTGGAGCTCGTGGGCATCCCCGAACCGGCTCGTCGTGTCGACAGTTATCCGCACGAACTCTCGGGCGGTCAGCGGCAGCGCGTGATGATCGCCATGGCGCTTGCCAACGAGCCGGATATCCTGATCGCCGACGAACCGACGACCGCGCTGGACGTCACCATCCAGGCGCAGATTCTCGACCTTCTGAAGTCGCTGCAAAAGCGCTTCGGCATGGCGATCGTGCTGATCACGCACGACCTCGGAATCGTGAAGCACTTTGCCGAGCGCGTTGCCGTGATGCGCCGCGGCGAGGTCGTCGAGCAGGGCACGACTGCGGAAATCTTCGAACGGCCGAAGGCCGACTATACGAAGATGCTGCTTGCTGCCGAACCAAGCGGACGCAAGGCCTCACCGCCGGAAAACGCCCCGATCGTTCTGGAAGGCCGTGACGTTTCGGTCGATTATGCGATCGGCGGCGGGCTGTTCCGTGGCGGCTCTTCGGTGTTCCGGGCCGTCGATCGCGTCAATCTGCGCCTGAGGCAGGGCCAGACGATCGGCATCGTCGGCGAATCCGGGTCGGGCAAATCGACCTTGGGGCGGGCGCTGCTGAGGCTCTTGCCGAGCAAGGGGCACTATCGCTTCGGCATGACCGATATTTCGGGTTTCGACCGCGGCGCCATGCGGCCCCTGCGCCGCGAGCTTCAGCTCGTGTTCCAGGATCCCTATGGCTCTCTGTCGCCGCGTCGGACGGTCGGTGAGATTATCACCGAGGGCCTTTACGTGCACGAGCCCGATCTCAACCGGGCCGAACGGGACCGCCGTGCGATCGCCGCACTCAAAGAGGTCGGCCTCGATCCCGCTTCGCGCAACCGCTATCCGCACGAGTTCTCCGGCGGACAGCGCCAGCGCATCGCGATCGCCCGTGCCATGATCCTGAAGCCGAAAGTCGTGATCCTCGACGAACCGACGTCGGCGCTCGACCGTTCGGTGCAGGGGCAGGTCATCGAGCTTCTGCGCGACCTGCAGCGTTCGTACGGCCTCTCCTACATCTTTATCAGTCACGATCTTTCCGTCGTGAAGGCGATGTCGGACTATGTGATCGTGATGAAGAACGGCCGCATCGTCGAGGAAGGCGAAACGGATGCGATCTTCGAGGCGCCGAAGGAGCCCTATACGAAGACGCTGATCGGCGCGGCGTTCAACGTCTGA
- a CDS encoding ABC transporter permease, whose protein sequence is MTDIVQAPASTPETKGRSLFQLAALRFRRNRAAMAGCVMLALIALFSFLGPLFSPHTYDQVFPSYVSIGPSLEPRPDASTLQEVMEGVATRARVTLKEFNVEGENFTATITSDQPIDPRATRYFDRANEFEGTKVVATEDDGRTLKVEGQVDREYFPFGTDSNGRDLLVRVMLGGQISIAVGLLASLVSLGIGVVYGATSGYIGGRVDNVMMRLVEILYSLPFVFLVVVLVVFFGRSFILIFLVIGAVEWLDMARIVRGQTLALKRREFVGAAQALGLTDWQIIRRHIIPNTIGPVIVFVTVVVPKVILLESFLSFLGLGVQAPLTSWGALISEGANNIQSAPWLLIFPAIFFVVTLFSLNFVGDGLRDALDPKDR, encoded by the coding sequence ATGACTGATATCGTCCAAGCACCGGCGTCGACGCCGGAGACCAAGGGACGCAGCCTCTTTCAGCTTGCCGCGCTCCGATTCCGCCGCAATCGCGCCGCCATGGCCGGCTGCGTCATGTTGGCACTGATTGCACTGTTTTCGTTCCTTGGGCCGCTGTTCTCGCCGCACACCTACGATCAGGTCTTCCCGTCCTATGTCTCGATCGGTCCGAGCCTCGAGCCAAGACCGGATGCGTCGACACTTCAGGAGGTCATGGAAGGTGTTGCCACCCGGGCCCGCGTGACGCTCAAGGAATTCAACGTCGAAGGCGAAAACTTCACCGCCACCATTACTTCGGATCAGCCGATTGATCCGCGCGCGACGCGCTACTTCGACAGGGCAAACGAGTTCGAGGGCACGAAGGTGGTCGCGACCGAAGACGATGGCCGTACCTTGAAGGTCGAAGGTCAGGTGGACCGCGAATATTTCCCCTTCGGCACTGACTCGAACGGTCGAGACCTGCTCGTTCGCGTGATGCTCGGTGGACAGATTTCCATCGCGGTCGGGCTGCTCGCGAGTCTCGTCTCGCTCGGCATCGGCGTCGTCTACGGTGCGACCTCGGGCTATATCGGCGGTCGCGTCGACAATGTCATGATGCGTCTGGTCGAGATCCTCTATTCGCTGCCCTTCGTCTTCCTCGTCGTGGTGCTCGTCGTCTTCTTCGGCCGCAGCTTCATCCTGATCTTCCTGGTGATCGGCGCGGTCGAATGGCTGGACATGGCACGTATCGTGCGCGGGCAGACGCTTGCGCTCAAACGGCGCGAGTTCGTCGGCGCGGCGCAGGCGCTCGGTCTTACCGACTGGCAGATCATCCGCCGTCACATCATTCCGAATACGATCGGCCCGGTGATCGTCTTCGTCACCGTCGTCGTGCCGAAGGTCATCCTGCTCGAAAGCTTCCTCTCCTTCCTCGGTCTTGGCGTGCAGGCGCCGCTGACGAGCTGGGGGGCGCTGATCTCCGAAGGAGCAAACAACATCCAGTCGGCGCCGTGGCTGCTCATCTTCCCGGCCATCTTCTTCGTCGTCACGCTGTTTTCGCTGAATTTCGTCGGCGACGGCCTGCGCGATGCGCTCGACCCGAAGGACCGCTGA
- the oppB gene encoding oligopeptide ABC transporter permease OppB, with amino-acid sequence MISFILRRLASAVPTLFIVVTISFFLMRFAPGGPFNLERPLPPSTMENLMRTYHLDQPLWRQYVHYLSNAVTGDFGPSYIYKDNNVAQLIGKGLPYSMELGFYALLLAVIGGVIAGTIAALRQNSILDFGIMAVSTIGVTVPNFVVGPVLTLVFAIVLSWLPAGGWGDGSFRFLILPMIALALPQLAVFARLTRGSMIEALHTDHIRTAKAYGLPSRAVVVTHAMRGAMLPVVSYLAPCAAALLTGSAVVETIFTIPGVGRYFVLGAINRDYTLVMGTVILVAIFVIVFNLMVDILYGLLDPRVRHD; translated from the coding sequence ATGATCTCCTTCATCCTCCGCCGACTGGCGAGTGCGGTGCCGACGCTGTTCATCGTCGTCACCATATCCTTCTTTCTGATGCGGTTTGCCCCGGGCGGCCCCTTCAATCTCGAGCGTCCTCTCCCTCCCTCCACGATGGAGAACCTGATGAGGACCTATCACCTCGATCAGCCGCTCTGGCGCCAATACGTTCACTATCTCAGCAATGCGGTGACGGGCGACTTCGGTCCGAGCTACATCTATAAGGACAACAACGTTGCGCAGCTGATCGGCAAGGGCTTGCCCTATTCGATGGAGCTGGGTTTCTATGCACTGCTACTGGCCGTGATCGGCGGTGTGATCGCCGGTACGATTGCAGCCCTCAGGCAGAACAGCATCCTCGACTTCGGGATCATGGCCGTCTCGACGATTGGCGTCACCGTTCCGAACTTCGTCGTCGGTCCGGTCCTGACGCTCGTTTTCGCGATCGTTCTGTCGTGGTTGCCGGCGGGCGGCTGGGGGGACGGGTCGTTCCGCTTCCTGATCCTGCCGATGATCGCTCTCGCATTGCCGCAGCTCGCCGTCTTCGCCCGGCTCACCCGCGGCTCGATGATCGAAGCGCTCCACACCGACCACATTCGTACCGCCAAAGCCTATGGCCTGCCGTCACGCGCGGTGGTGGTGACGCACGCGATGCGCGGAGCGATGCTTCCGGTCGTTTCCTATCTCGCACCCTGTGCGGCGGCACTTCTCACCGGCTCGGCCGTGGTGGAGACGATCTTCACCATTCCCGGTGTCGGCCGCTATTTCGTACTCGGCGCGATCAATCGCGACTACACACTGGTCATGGGCACCGTGATCCTGGTCGCCATATTCGTCATCGTCTTCAATCTCATGGTCGATATTCTCTACGGCCTGCTCGATCCGAGGGTCCGCCATGACTGA
- a CDS encoding peptide ABC transporter substrate-binding protein — MTSLKLKLSAAALLGSLLIGASPALAEAVLHRGNAGEPQTLDQAHTSINIEEFILKDLYEGLTIYDAAGKIIPGAAETWELSDDGTVYTFKLRADAKWSDGSPVTAEDFAFSFRRVEDPKTAAEYANILFPIKNAEKVNKGEAPVDQLGVKAVDDKTLEITLERPTPFFLELLAHQTALPVSKASVEKNAADFVKPGVMVSNGAFKLTAHVPNDSLTVEKNANYWDAANVKLDKVIFYPIDDQAASVRRFEAKEMDLAYNFSADQIERLRKSYGDQVHVSPTLATYYYAFDTRQEPYSDVRVRRALSMAVDRDFLAKEIYSGSQLPSYSMVPPGIESYGEPAKADFADMSQLDREDKAIELMKEAGYGEGGKPLNIEIRYNTNPNHERVATAVADMWKNTFGAKVSLVNLDVSSHYAYLQEGGKFNVARAGWVADYADAENFLALSLSSNKTFNYGHFENAEYDALMKKSYEEQDPAARAKLLHEAEALLMKEQPIAPFLTQADLWLVSSRVKGWQDNGPNAHLSKFLSVAE; from the coding sequence ATGACCTCACTGAAACTTAAACTCAGCGCCGCAGCGTTGCTTGGCTCGCTGCTGATCGGCGCAAGCCCGGCGCTCGCGGAAGCGGTGCTTCACCGCGGCAACGCCGGCGAGCCGCAGACGCTCGACCAGGCCCACACTTCGATTAATATCGAAGAATTCATCCTGAAGGATCTCTATGAAGGCCTGACGATTTACGACGCCGCGGGCAAGATCATCCCCGGTGCAGCCGAAACCTGGGAGCTTTCGGATGACGGCACCGTCTATACCTTCAAGCTGCGCGCCGATGCCAAGTGGTCGGATGGTTCGCCGGTAACGGCCGAAGATTTCGCCTTCTCGTTCCGTCGTGTGGAAGATCCGAAAACGGCGGCCGAATACGCCAACATTCTCTTCCCGATCAAGAATGCCGAGAAGGTCAACAAGGGTGAAGCGCCGGTCGACCAGCTCGGCGTGAAGGCGGTCGACGACAAGACGCTGGAAATCACGCTTGAGCGCCCGACCCCGTTCTTCCTGGAACTGCTCGCGCACCAGACCGCTCTTCCCGTCAGCAAGGCAAGCGTCGAGAAGAACGCTGCCGATTTCGTCAAGCCGGGTGTGATGGTCTCGAACGGCGCGTTCAAGCTGACCGCCCATGTGCCGAACGACAGCCTGACCGTCGAGAAGAACGCGAACTACTGGGACGCTGCCAACGTCAAGCTCGACAAGGTGATCTTCTACCCGATCGATGACCAGGCTGCCTCGGTGCGTCGCTTCGAAGCGAAGGAAATGGACCTCGCCTACAACTTCTCGGCCGATCAGATCGAGCGGCTGCGCAAGTCCTATGGCGACCAGGTCCACGTCTCGCCGACGCTTGCGACGTATTACTATGCGTTCGACACGCGCCAGGAGCCCTATAGCGACGTCCGCGTTCGCCGCGCCCTGTCGATGGCGGTCGACCGCGACTTCCTCGCCAAGGAGATCTACAGCGGCTCGCAGCTTCCGTCCTACTCGATGGTGCCGCCGGGCATCGAGAGCTACGGTGAGCCCGCCAAGGCCGATTTTGCGGACATGTCGCAACTCGATCGCGAGGACAAGGCAATCGAGTTGATGAAGGAAGCCGGCTACGGTGAAGGCGGCAAGCCGCTGAACATCGAAATCCGCTACAACACCAACCCGAACCATGAGCGTGTTGCAACGGCTGTCGCCGACATGTGGAAGAACACCTTCGGAGCAAAGGTCTCGCTGGTGAACCTCGACGTGTCGTCGCACTACGCCTACCTGCAGGAAGGCGGCAAGTTCAACGTCGCGCGTGCCGGCTGGGTTGCCGACTATGCCGACGCCGAAAACTTCCTGGCGCTGAGCCTCAGCAGCAACAAGACCTTCAACTATGGCCACTTCGAAAACGCCGAGTACGACGCGTTGATGAAGAAGTCCTATGAAGAACAGGATCCTGCAGCGCGCGCGAAGCTTCTCCATGAAGCCGAGGCGCTGCTGATGAAGGAACAGCCGATCGCGCCGTTCCTCACCCAGGCGGACCTGTGGCTCGTATCGAGCCGCGTCAAGGGCTGGCAGGACAACGGACCGAACGCGCATCTGAGCAAGTTCCTGAGCGTCGCCGAATAA
- the fba gene encoding class II fructose-bisphosphate aldolase (catalyzes the reversible aldol condensation of dihydroxyacetonephosphate and glyceraldehyde 3-phosphate in the Calvin cycle, glycolysis, and/or gluconeogenesis) — translation MALITLRQLLDHAAENNYALPAFNVNNLEYIQAVMRAADATDSPVILQASRGARAYAGDAFLRHLILGAAEEYPHIPVCLHLDHGDQPSTCISAITNGFTSVMMDGSLEKDGKTVASYEYNVAVTAEVVKIAHAAGVSVEGELGCLGNLETGAGDKEDGHGFEGKLSREELLTDPDQAFDFVSKTGVDALAVAIGTSHGAYKFTREPDGEILSIDTIAKINRRLPNTHLVMHGSSSVPADLQELFNAYGGKMKKTWGVPVAEIQKAIPLGVRKVNIDTDLRLAFTGEIRKHHLEHPDNFDPRNYLKPAIARMTEVCKERFEAFRAAGQASKIRVLRLPEMAKHYAKAA, via the coding sequence ATGGCATTGATCACATTGCGGCAACTGCTCGACCACGCGGCGGAGAACAATTATGCGCTGCCTGCCTTCAATGTGAACAATCTCGAATATATTCAGGCCGTCATGCGAGCCGCGGATGCGACGGATTCCCCGGTGATCCTGCAGGCGAGCCGCGGCGCGCGCGCCTATGCCGGAGACGCCTTCCTTCGCCACCTGATCCTCGGCGCGGCCGAAGAGTACCCACACATCCCGGTCTGTCTGCATCTCGACCACGGCGACCAGCCCTCGACCTGCATTTCCGCCATCACCAACGGCTTCACCTCCGTGATGATGGACGGCTCGCTCGAAAAGGACGGCAAGACCGTTGCGAGCTATGAGTATAACGTCGCGGTGACGGCGGAAGTCGTGAAGATCGCCCATGCGGCCGGCGTTTCCGTGGAAGGCGAACTCGGCTGCCTCGGCAATCTCGAAACCGGTGCCGGCGACAAGGAGGATGGTCACGGCTTCGAGGGCAAGCTCTCCCGCGAAGAACTGCTGACGGATCCGGACCAGGCCTTCGATTTCGTCTCCAAGACGGGCGTCGACGCACTTGCCGTCGCGATCGGCACCAGCCACGGCGCCTACAAGTTCACCCGCGAGCCGGACGGCGAAATCCTTTCGATCGACACGATCGCCAAGATCAACAGGCGGCTGCCAAACACCCACCTTGTCATGCATGGATCGTCATCTGTGCCGGCCGATCTCCAGGAGCTCTTCAATGCCTACGGCGGCAAGATGAAGAAGACCTGGGGCGTGCCGGTCGCCGAGATCCAGAAGGCGATCCCGCTCGGCGTGCGCAAGGTCAATATCGACACCGATCTCCGGCTCGCCTTCACCGGCGAAATCCGCAAGCATCACCTCGAGCATCCGGACAATTTCGACCCGCGCAACTACCTAAAGCCAGCGATCGCGCGCATGACCGAGGTCTGCAAGGAACGCTTCGAGGCCTTCCGCGCTGCCGGCCAAGCCTCGAAGATCAGGGTGCTGCGCCTGCCGGAAATGGCCAAGCATTACGCCAAGGCCGCCTGA